From Salinicoccus roseus, one genomic window encodes:
- a CDS encoding CpsD/CapB family tyrosine-protein kinase: protein MNRKKTHKEEDMTPRKTIVARQPHATASEQFRTLRTNIMYSGVDDPIRSVLFTSAISSAGKSTVAANMAIAYAQAGVKTLLVDGDLRRPTTHYTFEVTNRNGLSKAIINDVPPEEMVIHTEFDNLDLMTAGPIPPNPAELLASKSMGRVMNALSIQYEMLIIDSPPLLAVTDSQLLCSHADGVILITDVENNNRDHLLEAKDLLDKSGANIIGVVLNNREEKRSSSEPYYYTEAVTEN, encoded by the coding sequence ATGAACAGAAAGAAGACGCATAAGGAAGAGGATATGACACCGAGAAAGACGATCGTTGCCAGACAGCCGCATGCGACTGCAAGTGAGCAGTTCCGTACGCTGCGGACGAACATCATGTATTCGGGGGTGGACGACCCAATCCGTTCGGTACTCTTCACATCCGCCATATCGAGTGCGGGCAAGTCGACGGTTGCGGCCAACATGGCGATTGCCTATGCGCAAGCAGGCGTGAAGACGCTGCTGGTCGATGGGGACCTGAGGCGGCCGACGACCCATTACACATTCGAAGTGACCAACAGGAACGGTCTCTCAAAAGCAATCATAAATGATGTGCCGCCGGAGGAGATGGTCATTCATACTGAGTTCGACAATCTTGACCTGATGACTGCCGGACCGATCCCGCCGAACCCGGCGGAGCTTCTGGCATCGAAAAGCATGGGGCGGGTGATGAATGCACTATCGATCCAGTATGAAATGCTCATCATCGATTCTCCACCGCTGCTTGCGGTAACGGATTCGCAGCTGCTCTGCAGTCACGCGGATGGTGTGATACTCATCACCGATGTCGAAAACAACAACCGTGATCATCTGCTTGAGGCGAAGGATCTGCTGGACAAGTCCGGTGCGAACATCATCGGAGTGGTCCTGAACAACCGTGAGGAGAAGCGGAGTTCGAGCGAACCCTACTACTACACGGAGGCGGTCACTGAGAACTGA
- a CDS encoding YveK family protein, translated as MEESVNIDKALEIIKKNIALIIGSMVVVGVLAALVTYFIMTPKYESETQMLVSSPGDAVVVDSENIETNLQLIHTYREIMLSRTILEDVITNLELDETVKELSKRISVTNQEQSQVLSIRVIDESAEEAVAISNEIAEAFQERIVDIMYVDNLSIYAPASVGPDMEPVSPQPLLNIAIGLFSGLMLGLILAFARDHFDKSVRNESEVRNILDLPVVGSITRIED; from the coding sequence ATGGAAGAGTCAGTAAACATTGACAAGGCGCTCGAGATCATCAAGAAGAATATTGCACTGATCATCGGTTCAATGGTTGTAGTGGGTGTTCTCGCTGCACTTGTTACCTATTTTATCATGACACCGAAATACGAATCGGAAACACAGATGCTCGTCAGCTCACCGGGTGATGCTGTAGTGGTGGATTCCGAGAATATCGAAACCAACCTGCAGCTGATCCACACATATCGGGAAATCATGCTGAGCAGGACGATCCTTGAGGACGTGATCACCAATCTTGAACTGGATGAGACGGTGAAGGAGCTGTCCAAGCGGATTTCAGTCACGAACCAGGAACAGTCACAGGTCCTCTCCATCCGGGTGATTGATGAGTCGGCGGAGGAAGCGGTGGCGATTTCCAATGAAATTGCGGAAGCCTTCCAGGAGAGGATCGTTGATATCATGTATGTCGATAACCTTTCCATCTATGCACCGGCGAGTGTTGGTCCGGATATGGAACCTGTATCACCGCAGCCACTGCTCAATATCGCAATCGGCCTGTTTTCCGGACTGATGCTCGGCTTGATATTGGCATTCGCCAGGGATCACTTCGACAAGTCGGTCAGGAATGAAAGTGAAGTACGAAATATTCTCGATTTGCCTGTGGTCGGGTCCATTACGAGGATTGAAGATTAA
- a CDS encoding PIG-L deacetylase family protein — protein MNILVFAPHNDDEVLGAGGTIAKYAGKGHDVYICEVTSGPEPDKVEALKAEARAAHAVLGVKDVRFLELPMIALRHTPTAEINAKFHEIVIEVQPEIVFLPHKGDMNFDHAETTYAAMVALRPFNVPNLREILVYETLSETEWNTPTMDNAFMPNVYVDISGTIERKLKAMECYGSQLKDYPHPRSLEAIRALSMVRGTTICAEHAESFMLIRSIKR, from the coding sequence ATGAACATACTGGTGTTTGCACCACACAACGATGATGAGGTACTGGGAGCAGGCGGGACCATAGCGAAGTATGCCGGTAAGGGGCACGACGTATATATATGCGAAGTGACCAGTGGGCCGGAGCCGGATAAGGTGGAGGCGCTGAAGGCGGAAGCACGGGCGGCACATGCGGTACTCGGTGTGAAGGATGTCCGTTTCCTGGAACTGCCGATGATCGCCCTCCGCCATACACCGACTGCAGAGATCAATGCGAAGTTCCACGAAATCGTCATAGAGGTGCAGCCGGAGATCGTCTTCCTGCCGCATAAGGGGGATATGAATTTCGACCACGCGGAGACGACCTATGCCGCGATGGTGGCCCTCCGCCCGTTCAATGTGCCGAATCTGCGTGAAATACTGGTCTATGAGACATTGTCTGAAACGGAGTGGAATACGCCGACCATGGACAATGCATTCATGCCGAATGTCTATGTGGACATTTCCGGAACGATAGAGCGAAAGCTCAAGGCGATGGAATGCTATGGCTCACAACTTAAAGATTATCCACACCCGAGGTCCCTTGAGGCAATCCGTGCATTGTCCATGGTGCGGGGGACGACAATATGTGCGGAGCATGCTGAAAGCTTCATGCTGATCCGTTCGATAAAGAGATGA
- a CDS encoding methionyl-tRNA formyltransferase has protein sequence MEEIKTILIGSVESSRIVLEEMVRHDYPPEMVFGLDEKYSENVSGYVNLSVLAEQNDIPSMTFKNINDASVVEQIRAIAPDYIFVVGISQLIREDIIGAAGKGVIGYHPTALPKYRGRAALPWLVLLGEQESKASLFFIDEGMDSGDIVDQETYMIGELDYAADVYHASNEALGQMLGRVLEKVRTDSVEARRQDHSRATYLLKRTPEDGRIEWVDSAEGIHRLIRATSRPYPGAFSFYKEHKVIIWQASVQPNTQYIGIPGQIIRSDSESIDVLCTDGILRIEDYETDEDVQFIDGNKFK, from the coding sequence ATGGAGGAGATTAAAACAATCCTGATCGGGTCGGTCGAGTCAAGCAGGATTGTACTTGAAGAAATGGTCAGGCATGACTATCCGCCTGAAATGGTCTTCGGACTGGATGAGAAGTATTCGGAGAATGTCTCGGGGTATGTGAATCTATCTGTTCTTGCGGAACAGAATGATATTCCTTCTATGACATTCAAGAACATCAATGATGCGTCAGTGGTGGAGCAGATCCGTGCAATTGCGCCGGACTATATCTTTGTCGTGGGCATTTCCCAGCTTATCAGGGAAGACATCATAGGTGCTGCGGGGAAAGGTGTCATCGGCTATCATCCGACGGCACTGCCAAAGTATAGGGGGCGGGCGGCGCTGCCATGGCTCGTGCTCCTGGGTGAACAGGAATCGAAGGCATCGCTGTTCTTCATCGATGAAGGGATGGATTCCGGGGACATCGTCGACCAGGAGACCTACATGATCGGCGAGTTGGATTATGCTGCTGATGTGTATCATGCTTCGAATGAAGCGCTCGGGCAGATGCTCGGGCGGGTGCTGGAGAAGGTGAGGACGGACAGTGTGGAGGCGCGCAGGCAGGACCATTCCAGGGCAACGTATCTGCTGAAGCGGACACCGGAGGATGGGCGGATAGAGTGGGTGGATTCTGCTGAAGGAATCCACCGGCTGATCCGTGCGACTTCGCGGCCTTACCCAGGGGCATTCTCTTTCTACAAGGAGCACAAGGTCATCATCTGGCAGGCGAGTGTGCAACCGAATACACAGTATATCGGAATACCGGGGCAGATCATCCGTTCCGATTCAGAATCGATCGATGTGCTTTGTACGGACGGGATACTGCGGATCGAGGACTACGAAACGGATGAGGATGTGCAGTTCATTGATGGCAATAAATTCAAATGA
- a CDS encoding sugar transferase yields MLKVKRMFDFVFSTVFLLVLTPLMVVTGGIIKLTMPGPLFFRQRRVGRHHKVFDIYKFRSMKVDVSAEQNFDFDKDAERLTGFGNLIRQLKIDELPQLLNVLKGDMSIVGPRPSIEQYVEEYDDFQSQRLEMRPGMTGLAQVNGNTHLTWEERIEYDVAYVKHYSLWLDVKIILKTVLIVLFGEGSFKRNPGKT; encoded by the coding sequence TTGCTCAAGGTCAAGAGAATGTTTGATTTCGTCTTCAGTACCGTTTTCCTGTTGGTGCTCACGCCGCTGATGGTGGTGACAGGCGGCATCATCAAATTGACGATGCCGGGTCCGCTTTTCTTCCGGCAGCGCCGTGTGGGGAGGCATCATAAAGTATTCGATATATACAAGTTCCGGAGCATGAAGGTGGATGTTTCGGCTGAACAGAATTTCGATTTCGACAAGGATGCAGAGCGTCTGACCGGATTCGGCAATCTCATCCGGCAGCTTAAGATCGATGAGCTGCCCCAGCTGCTGAATGTACTTAAAGGGGATATGAGCATTGTAGGGCCACGGCCGTCGATCGAACAGTACGTAGAGGAGTATGATGACTTCCAGAGTCAGCGTCTGGAGATGCGGCCTGGCATGACGGGGCTGGCACAGGTGAATGGAAACACACATCTGACGTGGGAAGAGCGGATCGAATATGATGTGGCATACGTGAAGCACTACTCCCTCTGGCTTGATGTGAAGATCATTTTAAAGACTGTACTGATTGTGTTGTTCGGAGAGGGCAGCTTCAAACGGAATCCAGGAAAGACTTGA
- a CDS encoding formyl transferase gives MKRIMMICTLDVSSSYIYNNVVKAYPVEEVVVVGEDSRMVFLKRRIKRLGLFKVLGQIIFSIYSKTYLKKEAASRIDEIQKKYGLDDTDIPEDKVVRVASVNSEEMKQRIREVDPDLVIINGTPIIKGDILRSTDAKFVNVHVGITPKYRGVHGGYWALYNGDPGLAGVTTHFVDEGIDSGEVLDQKVIELTQADNFLTYSHLQEAYAMMDYNKIIGSVLDDDYEVKQPMTQESAIWSHPTIISYLYGRITSKVK, from the coding sequence ATGAAAAGGATAATGATGATCTGCACCTTGGATGTCAGTTCGAGCTATATATACAACAATGTAGTCAAGGCGTATCCTGTTGAAGAAGTGGTCGTTGTCGGGGAGGATTCCAGGATGGTCTTTCTAAAGCGGAGGATCAAACGGCTGGGTCTGTTTAAAGTGCTGGGTCAAATTATCTTTTCAATATACTCCAAAACCTACTTGAAGAAGGAAGCAGCGTCAAGAATCGATGAGATACAGAAGAAGTACGGGCTGGATGATACGGATATACCTGAAGACAAGGTGGTTCGTGTGGCTTCGGTGAACTCCGAAGAGATGAAGCAACGGATACGGGAAGTGGATCCGGATCTGGTCATCATCAATGGGACGCCGATCATTAAAGGGGATATTCTGCGCTCGACGGACGCGAAGTTTGTGAATGTCCATGTCGGCATCACACCGAAATATCGAGGGGTGCACGGGGGCTACTGGGCGCTCTATAATGGTGATCCGGGACTGGCGGGTGTGACGACGCATTTCGTGGATGAAGGGATAGACTCCGGCGAGGTGCTGGACCAGAAGGTGATTGAATTGACGCAGGCAGATAACTTTCTGACCTACTCACATCTGCAGGAAGCTTATGCCATGATGGACTACAACAAGATCATCGGCTCTGTTCTGGATGATGATTATGAGGTGAAGCAGCCGATGACACAGGAGAGTGCAATCTGGTCCCACCCGACGATCATCAGCTATTTATACGGAAGGATAACAAGCAAGGTCAAATAG
- a CDS encoding polysaccharide deacetylase family protein, with protein MKNGTFIISLDFELYWGYLGITDYDKEFERFNQVRDIASKMIEIFDENEIKVSWSTVGFLMLEDSKRLNALIPQIDKPEYKRRELDNYFNFRHVIEEDNFLEGVFFASEVVEELNNSKHQTIGTHSFSHYYCLEDGQTVREFTDDLRMAKKIADERGIEMRSIVFPRNQFDRSYLGLLKEYGIDIYRGTPDHLIFRPRRHDNYLIRGMRLVDTYLNITGNITHDQPSPYEELFDIKASRFLKPQNGTPKVLRALQLRRIKNEMTEAAKNNKYYHLWWHPHNFSISPEENFRFLEDIINHFKMLEKKYGFSSESMESYVEKVRA; from the coding sequence ATGAAGAACGGTACGTTTATCATCTCGTTGGATTTTGAGTTGTATTGGGGATATTTGGGGATTACGGACTATGATAAGGAATTCGAACGGTTCAACCAGGTGCGTGATATCGCTTCAAAGATGATCGAGATATTTGATGAGAATGAAATCAAGGTCAGTTGGTCGACGGTGGGCTTTCTGATGTTGGAGGACTCGAAGCGGTTAAACGCGCTCATCCCCCAAATAGACAAACCGGAATATAAGAGGCGGGAACTGGATAACTACTTCAACTTCAGACATGTGATCGAAGAGGACAATTTTCTGGAAGGAGTCTTCTTTGCAAGCGAAGTGGTGGAGGAACTCAATAACAGCAAACATCAGACCATCGGCACCCATAGTTTTTCACACTACTACTGCCTCGAGGATGGGCAGACGGTGCGGGAGTTTACGGATGATCTCAGGATGGCGAAAAAGATTGCGGATGAGAGGGGGATTGAGATGCGGAGCATCGTGTTCCCAAGGAACCAGTTCGATAGGAGTTATCTCGGTCTGTTGAAGGAATACGGTATCGATATCTACAGGGGGACGCCGGACCATCTCATCTTCAGGCCGAGAAGGCATGATAACTATCTTATACGGGGGATGCGGCTGGTGGACACATACTTGAACATTACGGGGAATATCACACATGACCAACCTTCTCCCTATGAAGAACTATTCGATATAAAGGCGAGCCGTTTCCTGAAGCCACAGAATGGGACACCCAAGGTGCTGCGGGCGCTGCAGCTGAGACGGATAAAGAACGAGATGACAGAGGCAGCGAAGAACAATAAGTATTATCATCTCTGGTGGCATCCGCATAATTTCTCGATATCTCCGGAGGAGAACTTTCGATTTTTAGAGGATATCATCAATCATTTTAAAATGCTGGAGAAGAAATACGGTTTCAGTTCGGAAAGCATGGAATCCTATGTGGAAAAGGTGAGGGCGTAA
- a CDS encoding GntR family transcriptional regulator: MPLDYTNSIPLYVQLKEKIEGKIMDGTYSGKVPSERELMDEFYISRSTVRHAIDALVREGSLVKKPGKGTFVAVKPINDWLGILSSTTETIQNMNMRPGAKLIKSRTLTLPAYLQKITGLTEAVHIKRIRFADNIPIGIENNYYPVQLGEKIIQYDLNKATLYDLLEKELGIMSIEAAQTIRADQVKKTDAKLLKVPSNTSTLIAERKLVDMRGDFIEYEHAAYRSDMYSFNIKLSRKK, encoded by the coding sequence GTGCCATTAGATTATACAAATTCTATACCATTATATGTACAATTAAAGGAAAAAATTGAAGGAAAAATCATGGACGGGACTTATTCAGGAAAAGTACCCAGTGAACGAGAACTTATGGACGAGTTTTACATCAGCCGAAGTACGGTTCGTCATGCTATCGATGCCCTTGTACGAGAAGGTAGTCTTGTGAAAAAACCGGGTAAAGGGACATTTGTCGCTGTCAAACCCATTAATGACTGGCTTGGGATCCTTAGCAGTACGACTGAGACCATACAAAATATGAATATGAGACCCGGGGCAAAGTTGATTAAGTCCCGTACTCTGACTTTGCCCGCTTACTTGCAAAAGATTACAGGGCTGACTGAAGCAGTTCATATCAAACGTATACGTTTTGCTGACAACATTCCAATCGGTATAGAGAATAATTATTATCCTGTGCAACTTGGTGAGAAAATCATACAATACGATTTGAATAAAGCAACATTATACGATTTACTTGAAAAGGAGCTTGGTATCATGTCTATTGAGGCTGCTCAGACTATCAGAGCAGACCAAGTTAAAAAAACAGATGCCAAATTGTTGAAAGTTCCCTCTAACACAAGCACGCTCATTGCTGAGAGGAAGCTTGTTGATATGAGAGGTGACTTCATAGAATATGAACATGCCGCTTACAGGTCAGATATGTACTCCTTTAATATAAAACTCTCCAGAAAGAAATAA
- a CDS encoding sodium/glutamate symporter, which produces MNFMIAFGLASIMLTIGLIIRTKVGLIRNMLVPASVIGGIIGLIVMNTGLITAVESDMFIQIVTLLFTVTFISVGLTSNPRSKNTASDGKTVARGAVGMGFTWNILYALAPAVGVVILFLIGGYFGMDYVYGLLIPFAFAQGPGQAATFGAIMDNQYGIADAATIGLTFAAIGFILCFLVGVPLARYGIKKGLAKNMESRNIEGSVIRGYYKDEEERPSLGKETMYSGNLDTMTFHFAIIGICFMLALGLAELFSYIPGIGPTISGMLFIFGMVAGYLVKFIMKKLKVEHMLNNTFQSKITGWSTDYLIVASFMGVPFSVIGAWIVPISIMSIIVMLLSLGICIYFGQRFGAGNDFERTLGLYGTSMGTVPSGIALVRIVDPSLRSPTAVELGLMNLPMMTSYVTLATIMAIASGALSLWTGVLLLLAPIPVYLLVMKISRAWGPKTYMIKTEHSKELNNVGSAHQNF; this is translated from the coding sequence ATGAATTTTATGATAGCGTTTGGTCTCGCCAGCATCATGCTTACTATAGGCCTGATTATAAGAACAAAAGTCGGGCTTATTAGAAATATGTTAGTCCCTGCTAGTGTGATTGGAGGTATCATTGGTCTCATCGTGATGAATACTGGTCTCATCACTGCGGTGGAATCCGATATGTTCATACAGATTGTTACCTTATTATTCACGGTAACATTCATATCCGTCGGGTTGACAAGTAATCCAAGATCTAAAAATACCGCTTCTGACGGAAAAACTGTCGCACGGGGCGCAGTGGGTATGGGCTTCACATGGAACATACTCTACGCATTGGCACCTGCGGTTGGAGTTGTTATACTTTTTCTGATTGGCGGTTATTTTGGAATGGATTACGTTTACGGACTGCTCATACCCTTCGCTTTTGCACAGGGTCCGGGTCAGGCTGCAACATTTGGTGCAATCATGGATAATCAGTATGGTATTGCTGATGCAGCCACTATTGGACTAACATTTGCAGCTATAGGTTTCATACTTTGTTTTCTGGTCGGTGTACCGCTTGCTAGGTACGGTATCAAAAAAGGGCTGGCTAAAAATATGGAATCAAGAAATATTGAAGGTTCTGTCATACGGGGATACTACAAAGATGAAGAAGAAAGACCTTCACTCGGTAAAGAGACAATGTACAGCGGCAACTTGGATACGATGACATTCCATTTCGCAATTATTGGCATCTGCTTCATGCTTGCTCTTGGCTTAGCTGAACTCTTTTCCTACATACCTGGCATAGGGCCGACAATCAGCGGTATGCTTTTCATATTCGGTATGGTGGCTGGCTATTTGGTCAAATTTATAATGAAGAAACTAAAAGTTGAGCATATGCTTAACAATACTTTCCAGTCCAAGATTACAGGCTGGTCTACTGATTATCTTATTGTTGCCTCATTCATGGGTGTGCCCTTCAGTGTCATTGGCGCCTGGATTGTACCGATTAGTATTATGTCGATTATCGTGATGCTGCTCAGCCTTGGCATCTGCATCTACTTCGGTCAGCGCTTTGGGGCAGGCAATGATTTTGAAAGAACATTGGGCCTGTACGGGACATCTATGGGCACAGTACCAAGTGGAATTGCTCTAGTCAGAATTGTCGACCCTTCACTCAGGTCTCCGACTGCAGTTGAGCTCGGGTTAATGAACCTGCCAATGATGACTTCTTACGTCACTCTGGCTACCATAATGGCCATTGCCTCAGGTGCATTATCACTCTGGACAGGGGTATTATTACTGCTGGCTCCGATTCCCGTATATCTACTAGTCATGAAGATTTCACGTGCCTGGGGCCCTAAAACATATATGATCAAAACAGAACATTCAAAAGAATTGAATAACGTGGGAAGTGCACATCAAAATTTTTAA
- a CDS encoding amidohydrolase produces the protein MKKLFYNGDIITMEHDSNQTAGVLVEDGLIKNVLREEETTSYLKGSDVEKVDLQGKTLLPAFIDPHSHLSMMGPMSLLADLKGCGNFEDIQNMLKEYIKVNEIEKGELVVGFGYDHNFLVEEAHPLKDVLNTVSTEHPILLVHASGHIGSANDAALEMAGIDEQTPDPEGGIIGRVEGTNEPNGYLEETPIMALQKKMFQNNKMNPMEVLALGEEVYIKNGITTVQDGATSEATVKLFNSYSDKFKVDVVMYPLVAENPESLEKNRDMVGRYKSRIKIGGYKMFLDGSPQGKTAWMTEPYEGEESYRGYPRYQDEEVKQYIETAIKADVQLLTHCNGDAASDQLLENYITALEESDNPNKNNLRPVMIHCQTVRNDQLDKMKDIEMIPSLFISHAYYWGDVHLKNFGETRGNRISPAKSAFDRGLVVNFHQDSPIVPPDMLHTVWCAVNRITRKGVIIGPEERVSVYDALKAVTINAAYAYFEEDRKGSIAPGKIADLVVLDSNPLKVDKRKIKNIKVLETIKEGETIYRA, from the coding sequence ATGAAAAAGCTGTTTTATAACGGAGACATCATCACAATGGAACATGATTCGAATCAAACTGCAGGAGTTCTTGTTGAAGATGGGTTAATCAAGAACGTTCTAAGAGAAGAGGAAACTACGTCATACCTCAAAGGTTCGGATGTTGAAAAGGTTGATCTTCAAGGAAAAACTTTACTGCCAGCTTTTATCGATCCCCACAGCCACCTTTCAATGATGGGACCAATGTCACTACTCGCAGATCTCAAGGGCTGTGGAAACTTTGAAGATATACAGAACATGCTAAAGGAATACATTAAAGTGAATGAAATTGAAAAAGGTGAACTGGTCGTTGGTTTCGGCTATGACCACAATTTTTTGGTGGAAGAAGCTCATCCTTTGAAAGATGTACTTAACACAGTTTCAACAGAGCATCCAATTTTGCTTGTCCATGCCTCAGGTCATATCGGTTCTGCCAATGATGCAGCATTAGAAATGGCAGGAATTGATGAGCAAACGCCTGATCCTGAAGGCGGGATAATAGGACGTGTTGAAGGTACAAATGAACCGAATGGCTACTTGGAAGAAACACCAATCATGGCTTTACAAAAAAAGATGTTTCAGAATAATAAAATGAATCCGATGGAGGTCCTTGCACTTGGGGAAGAAGTCTATATCAAAAATGGTATAACTACAGTGCAGGATGGCGCGACTTCAGAGGCTACCGTCAAACTTTTCAATTCTTATTCTGACAAGTTTAAAGTAGATGTAGTAATGTATCCTCTCGTGGCTGAAAATCCAGAAAGTCTTGAAAAAAACCGCGATATGGTCGGCAGGTACAAAAGCCGCATTAAAATCGGTGGTTATAAAATGTTTCTTGATGGTTCACCGCAGGGTAAAACTGCATGGATGACTGAACCCTATGAAGGAGAAGAGAGCTACCGTGGATATCCAAGATATCAGGATGAAGAAGTAAAGCAATATATTGAAACAGCTATAAAGGCAGATGTTCAGCTGCTGACCCACTGCAATGGGGACGCGGCGAGCGATCAGCTTCTCGAAAATTATATCACAGCACTGGAAGAATCAGATAACCCTAATAAAAATAATTTGCGTCCGGTGATGATTCACTGTCAGACAGTCCGTAATGATCAGCTGGATAAGATGAAGGATATTGAGATGATCCCTTCTTTATTTATTTCTCACGCCTATTATTGGGGAGACGTGCATCTTAAAAATTTCGGAGAGACTCGGGGAAACCGAATCAGTCCGGCGAAGTCCGCATTCGACCGGGGCCTGGTAGTTAACTTCCATCAAGATTCGCCTATAGTCCCCCCTGACATGCTTCACACTGTGTGGTGCGCAGTCAACAGAATTACGCGCAAGGGCGTAATTATTGGTCCTGAAGAACGTGTTTCCGTCTACGACGCGTTAAAAGCTGTGACCATCAACGCCGCTTATGCTTACTTTGAAGAGGATAGAAAAGGTAGTATAGCACCGGGTAAAATTGCAGACCTGGTCGTCTTGGATTCCAATCCGCTTAAAGTAGATAAAAGGAAGATAAAAAATATTAAGGTGTTGGAGACGATTAAAGAAGGAGAGACAATTTACCGAGCATGA
- a CDS encoding transposase → MQQRCRRYTAPFVAIDYFAWKKGHRYGILICDAMTHHPIDLLPDREAETLTDWLGSHPELTHVTRDRYPRFQEVISTHASNVIQIHDRFHLIQNLWSLHDQIIRKILPARVDLGTHLPRPDPPRTQSKAELRQKENARNKWEQAQILQKYYADGYSITRISKQSNLHWKTVKRYLEMTGPPDTSRQKRAKPLDVYHTQIIDWEAAGHPVHIIYEKLQGIGYTGAYGAVKVFIAEIRKKKRAKAPMDTEYHSRRDIRRILWQNHLEDDSEREIINRVLKQYPQIQPVYAFISGFRETIALKDHTGFIKLILYEQERKDPLTKHFIRRLLSDFKSTVNAIVYTESNGFVEGNVNRLKTLKRMMYGRAGFKLLRQRMLYRIA, encoded by the coding sequence ATACAACAGAGATGCCGACGGTACACAGCCCCTTTTGTCGCCATTGACTATTTCGCCTGGAAAAAAGGCCACCGGTACGGCATCCTAATTTGTGATGCCATGACTCATCATCCCATCGACCTCCTGCCCGATCGGGAAGCTGAGACACTGACGGATTGGCTGGGCAGTCACCCGGAACTGACGCACGTTACACGAGATCGGTATCCCCGTTTTCAGGAAGTCATCTCTACCCATGCTTCGAATGTCATTCAGATCCATGACCGGTTTCATCTGATTCAGAATCTATGGTCTCTGCATGACCAGATTATCCGGAAAATATTGCCTGCACGCGTTGACTTGGGCACACACCTGCCACGGCCGGATCCACCTCGCACGCAGTCAAAAGCAGAACTTCGGCAGAAAGAAAATGCCAGGAACAAATGGGAGCAGGCCCAAATACTTCAGAAATATTATGCGGATGGATACTCGATCACCCGGATTTCGAAGCAGTCCAATCTGCATTGGAAGACAGTTAAACGCTACCTTGAGATGACCGGTCCACCGGACACGTCCAGACAGAAACGGGCCAAACCGTTGGATGTCTATCACACCCAGATCATTGATTGGGAAGCTGCGGGGCATCCCGTTCATATCATTTATGAGAAACTCCAGGGCATCGGCTATACAGGGGCATATGGCGCGGTCAAAGTCTTTATTGCAGAGATCCGGAAGAAAAAACGGGCGAAAGCGCCAATGGACACTGAATATCACAGCCGGCGGGACATTCGCCGTATCCTCTGGCAGAATCATCTGGAAGACGATTCGGAACGGGAAATCATCAACCGTGTCTTGAAACAATATCCACAAATTCAGCCCGTCTATGCATTCATCTCCGGCTTCCGTGAAACCATTGCTCTGAAAGACCATACCGGATTTATCAAGCTGATACTCTATGAGCAAGAGCGGAAGGACCCATTGACGAAACACTTCATCCGAAGACTGCTCAGTGACTTCAAATCCACGGTGAATGCCATCGTGTACACAGAGAGTAATGGATTTGTGGAAGGCAATGTCAACCGACTGAAAACACTGAAAAGAATGATGTATGGCCGTGCAGGATTTAAATTGTTACGACAGCGGATGCTTTACAGAATAGCCTGA